A window of Planctomycetota bacterium contains these coding sequences:
- the hisB gene encoding imidazoleglycerol-phosphate dehydratase HisB, whose amino-acid sequence MHRTATVSRTTAETAVSVALDLDGTGRAEIATGLGFFDHMLTLLAGHALVDLAVRCQGDLHVDGHHTVEDVGRSVGQAVREALGDRRGIRRYGHCTLPMDEALVTGAIDLGGRAATVLAVEFRVPTIGAFDVQLVEVFWEAFAATAGANVHAVLHHGRNAHHVAEAVFKALARSLRMAAEIDPRQAGIPSTKGTLTV is encoded by the coding sequence ATGCACCGCACCGCCACCGTCTCCCGGACCACCGCCGAGACCGCCGTCTCCGTCGCCCTCGACCTCGACGGCACCGGCCGGGCCGAGATCGCCACGGGCCTCGGCTTCTTCGACCACATGCTCACGCTCCTCGCCGGCCACGCGCTGGTCGACCTGGCCGTGCGCTGCCAGGGCGACCTGCACGTCGACGGCCACCACACCGTCGAGGATGTCGGCCGGAGCGTCGGCCAGGCGGTCCGCGAGGCGCTCGGCGACCGCCGCGGCATCCGCCGCTACGGCCACTGCACGCTGCCGATGGACGAGGCGCTGGTCACCGGGGCGATCGACCTCGGCGGGCGTGCCGCCACCGTGCTCGCTGTCGAGTTCCGCGTGCCCACGATCGGTGCCTTCGACGTCCAGCTCGTCGAGGTCTTCTGGGAGGCCTTCGCGGCGACTGCCGGGGCCAACGTCCACGCCGTCCTCCACCACGGCCGCAACGCCCATCACGTCGCCGAGGCGGTGTTCAAGGCGCTGGCGCGCAGCCTGCGGATGGCGGCCGAGATCGACCCGCGCCAGGCGGGGATCCCGAGCACGAAGGGCACGCTGACGGTCTGA
- a CDS encoding EamA-like transporter family protein — protein sequence MEGTWWILLAAGAGCCIALQAAANAALRGAVGDARVAAFFSICGTIVCACLFMLAVRPPLPPLAAVRGTPWWYWIGGPLGAMIVLAGATLAPRLGAAAFIAAVVGGQLACSVLLDHFGAMNLPRQPLSALRLVGVALVFAGMLLVKFR from the coding sequence ATGGAAGGAACGTGGTGGATCCTGCTCGCCGCCGGCGCCGGCTGCTGCATCGCCCTCCAGGCCGCGGCCAACGCCGCCCTCCGCGGCGCCGTCGGCGACGCGCGAGTCGCCGCGTTCTTCTCGATCTGCGGCACGATCGTCTGCGCCTGCCTGTTCATGCTCGCCGTCCGTCCGCCGCTGCCGCCGCTGGCCGCCGTCCGAGGCACGCCGTGGTGGTACTGGATCGGCGGTCCGCTCGGCGCGATGATCGTGCTCGCCGGGGCGACGCTCGCCCCGCGGCTCGGCGCCGCCGCGTTCATCGCCGCGGTCGTCGGCGGGCAGCTGGCCTGCTCGGTGCTCCTCGACCACTTTGGCGCGATGAACCTGCCCCGGCAGCCGCTCTCGGCGCTGCGGCTCGTCGGCGTGGCGCTGGTGTTCGCCGGGATGCTGCTGGTGAAGTT
- the hisC gene encoding histidinol-phosphate transaminase: MTASNLVRPGLAAIAGYVPGEQPQSGDWIKLNTNENPYAPSPRVAAAVTALLSGRTLAKYPDPLATRFREQAAALHGVDPDWILCGNGSDDLLTILVRSFVGEGDWLRMAYPSYILYRTLAQLQGAACDEHPFARDWSLDDGFAAPATPSGTPLRLAILANPNSPSGTCLAPQRVAELARQLPCPLVVDEAYGDFADSDCVGLVRTLDRVIVTRSLSKSYALAGIRFGYAIARPELVEQLVKMKDSYNCDALSIAAATAALLDREWLAATRARLLATRARLTAGLRTLGFTVVDSQANFVWCTHADRPHRALYEALKARRILVRCMDYAGWGDGLRITVGTDAEIDALLAALRTL; this comes from the coding sequence ATCACCGCGTCCAATCTCGTCCGCCCCGGGCTGGCGGCGATCGCCGGCTACGTCCCCGGCGAGCAACCGCAGTCGGGCGACTGGATCAAGCTCAACACCAACGAGAATCCCTACGCTCCCTCCCCCCGCGTCGCCGCGGCGGTGACGGCGCTTTTGTCGGGGCGGACGCTCGCCAAGTATCCCGATCCGCTCGCGACCCGCTTTCGCGAGCAGGCCGCCGCGCTCCACGGAGTCGATCCCGACTGGATCCTCTGCGGCAACGGCAGCGACGACCTGCTCACGATCCTCGTCCGGTCGTTCGTCGGCGAAGGGGACTGGCTGCGGATGGCCTATCCGAGCTACATCCTCTACCGGACCCTCGCCCAGCTCCAGGGAGCGGCGTGCGACGAACATCCGTTCGCCCGCGACTGGTCGCTCGACGACGGCTTCGCCGCGCCGGCGACGCCGTCGGGCACGCCCCTCCGGCTGGCGATCCTCGCCAATCCCAACAGCCCGTCGGGGACCTGCCTGGCGCCGCAGCGCGTCGCCGAGCTGGCACGGCAGCTCCCCTGTCCGCTCGTCGTCGACGAGGCCTACGGCGATTTCGCCGACAGCGACTGCGTCGGCCTGGTGCGGACCCTCGACCGCGTCATCGTCACCCGGTCGCTGAGCAAGTCCTACGCCCTGGCGGGGATCCGCTTCGGCTACGCGATCGCCCGGCCGGAGCTCGTCGAGCAGCTGGTGAAGATGAAGGATTCCTACAACTGCGACGCCCTCTCGATCGCGGCGGCGACCGCGGCGCTGCTCGACCGCGAGTGGCTCGCCGCCACGCGCGCCCGGCTGCTCGCGACCCGCGCCCGGCTGACGGCCGGGCTCCGCACGCTCGGCTTCACCGTCGTCGACAGCCAGGCGAACTTCGTCTGGTGCACGCACGCCGACCGGCCCCACCGGGCGCTCTACGAGGCCCTCAAGGCGCGGCGGATCCTCGTCCGCTGCATGGACTACGCCGGCTGGGGCGACGGCCTGCGGATCACCGTCGGCACCGACGCCGAGATCGACGCCCTCCTCGCCGCCCTCCGCACGCTCTAG